In the Deltaproteobacteria bacterium genome, TGCATCCGGACCCGAGCAACGTCCGGACCCACGGGCCGCAGAACCTCGAGTCTATCGTCGCCAGCCTGAAGCGCTTTGGTCAGGCTGAGCCGCTCATCGTGCAGCAGCGCACCGGCCGGCTGATCGGCGGCCACGGGCGGCTGCAGGCCATGAAGCAGCTCGGCTGGGCCGAGTGTGAGATCGTCGAACTGGACCTCGACGACCTGCAGGCGACCTCGCTCGCCATCGCGCTCAACCG is a window encoding:
- a CDS encoding ParB N-terminal domain-containing protein gives rise to the protein METTALRAGALRIRTVPLDTLHPDPSNVRTHGPQNLESIVASLKRFGQAEPLIVQQRTGRLIGGHGRLQAMKQLGWAECEIVELDLDDLQATSLAIALNR